The Pan paniscus chromosome 22, NHGRI_mPanPan1-v2.0_pri, whole genome shotgun sequence genome has a segment encoding these proteins:
- the DNAJC28 gene encoding dnaJ homolog subfamily C member 28, which yields MNTMYVMMAQILRSHLIKATVIPNRVKMLPYFGIIRNRMMSTHKSKKKIREYYRLLNVEEGCSADEVRESFHKLAKQYHPDSGSNTADSATFIRIEKAYRKVLSHVIEQTNASQSKGEEEEDVEKFKYKTPQHRHYLSFEGIGFGTPTQREKQYRQFRADRAAEQVMEYQKQKLQSQYFPDSIIVKNIRQSKQQKITQAIERLVEDLIQESMAKGDFDNLSGKGKPLKKFSDCSYIDPMTHNLNRILIDNGYQPEWILMQKEISDTIEQLREAILVSRKKLGNPMTPTEQKQWNHVCEQFQENIRKLNKRINDFNLIVPILTRQKVHFDAQKEIVRAQKIYETLIKTKEVTDRNPNNLDQGEGEKTPEIKKGFLNWMNLWKFIKIRSF from the coding sequence ATGAATACAATGTATGTGATGATGGCTCAGATCTTAAGATCTCACCTGATAAAGGCTACAGTGATTCCTAATCGAGTGAAAATGCTTCCATATTTTGGTATCATTAGAAATAGAATGATGTCAACCCATAAATCCAAAAAGAAGATCAGAGAATATTATAGGCTGCTGAACGTGGAGGAAGGATGCTCTGCAGATGAAGTCAGGGAATCTTTTCATAAGCTTGCCAAGCAATATCATCCTGACAGTGGCTCTAATACTGCTGATTCTGCAACATTTATAAGGATTGAAAAAGCTTATAGAAAGGTGCTCTCCCATGTGATAGAACAAACAAATGCCAGTCAGAGTAAaggtgaagaagaagaagatgtagaaaaattcaaatataaaacaCCCCAACACCGGCATTATTTAAGTTTTGAAGGTATTGGTTTTGGGACTCCAACTCAACGAGAGAAGCAATATAGGCAATTTAGGGCAGACCGTGCTGCTGAACAAGTGATGGAATATCAAAAGCAGAAACTACAAAGCCAGTATTTTCCTGATAGtataattgttaaaaatataagACAGAGCAAACAGCAAAAGATAACGCAAGCTATAGAACGTTTAGTGGAGGACCTCATTCAAGAATCCATGGCAAAAGGAGACTTTGACAATCTCAGTGGGAAAGGAAAACCTCTGAAAAAGTTTTCTGACTGTTCTTACATTGATCCCATGACTCACAACCTGAACCGAATACTGATCGATAATGGATACCAACCAGAATGGATCCTTATGCAAAAGGAAATAAGCGATACTATTGAGCAACTCAGAGAGGCAATTTTAGTGTCTAGGAAAAAACTTGGGAATCCAATGACACCAACTGAACAGAAACAGTGGAACCATGTTTGTGAGCAGTTTcaagaaaacatcagaaaattAAACAAGCGAATTaatgattttaatttaattgttcCCATCCTGACCAGGCAAAAAGTCCATTTTGATGCTCAGAAAGAAATTGTCAGAGCCCAGAAAATATACGAGACccttataaaaacaaaagaagtcaCAGATAGAAACCCAAATAACCTTGatcaaggagaaggagagaaaacacCTGAAATCAAGAAAGGTTTTTTAAACTGGATGAATCTgtggaaatttattaaaatacgATCATTTTGA